The genomic DNA CTGAACTCAAAATCTCACCATGTCTGTGCTGCCCTTTCCATTGGGAACAGCTGCCTTAGCTAGCGCTGGGTATTTACTGCGCTTCTCTGAATGACCCTTGTTTTCTCCACTTGctgctttcccccttccctcccctccacccaggcCAACTgactgtgctgccccaggagccacTGGTCGAGATTGGAGGATCCAttcagttgaactgctccttggaCTGTCCAGATGGGAAGCCCCAGTGGAAAGGGCTGGACACCAACCTGGGGAACATCATCTCCACCCCCACCTATACCCTCCTGCTCATCACCAATGCTGCCACAGCCATGGAGGGCACAAAGTTCTGCATTGGGAACTGCCAAGGGAAGTCCTACCAGGGGTCAACCAACCTGCAAGTGTACTGTAAGTGCCCTAGGTCGATGCAGTTACCCACCAGCTGCATGACAGTCTAGACTCCAAACACCTTGTAGCCCAAAGGGGACACAGTCCAATTGAAACAGAGGTTTTACCGTCACATTGGCCTGGGGTTTTTCTGACCCAGGCAAACAAGAGGAACTGACCGACCGTGCTGGGGAACCAGCCAAACCAACCCTGCACGAAAAGTACTGCCAACTCACAAAGACTTCAGAATGAAAGAAAACCACTTCCCCCTGCATCCCTTTCAGTTCCTGTTGCCTCCAGAGCTATTTGCAACAAACGTCAGATAAGGGGCACGTGAATGGCTGTCGCTTTGCAGATGATATAGGATCAGGCCCCCAATCTCCCACCCTCCCCGCTTCACAGAATCCAGCTAACATTGGGACTGCTACACtagcaggccaatggtccatctcagCTGGTATCCCGACACTGACCAAGGTAGAATGTTTTGAGGAAGGTACCAAGCCTTCAGAACACATCTCATTATGCCATCCTGTACCTTAGGATTCTTCCTGGCCCAGCTGATGATCAGTTTATGTCCAGAAGCATGAGGATTAATCACTAAAATGCAgccccttctggggtggaggaCGGCCACAAACCAGGGCAAGAGAGCAGTTAAGATCAGGGTCCCGGTTCTCAGAGGTGAGGGGTACCCACAGCAGCCACTggaggcaatgggagctgctggtacccagcccctctgaaaatcaggccctggggTTCAAGGTCTGACTTGAAGGGCCCTCCCCACTGCATGGACGTCCTCTGGCAGATGCGGCCATGGTATAAATGGGCCAGGAACGTAGTTTTGTGGCTCCTAGAGTGGATCAGAAATTGGCCACTGTTCCCAGGACTGATCTCTGTGATGAATCGTTAGGGGAAGAGGGCAGGAATTGATTGCATCCCACTCACTCCCCTCTGCATGGAGTCTCTGCAGATGCCACACCTGACAGTACGTGCACTTCACACCTGACGTCAGTGGGTGGGATCCTCAGAAGGGGCAAGTTTCTTACAAGCATTGGCCACTCCCGGCCCTGATCCCCCTGGGCGCTCTGTTCCATGGTAGGTGATGTAGCTAGGAAGCCCGTTCCTCACCTGCCAttcttttctcagctcttccaGATACATTGCAGCTGGAAACCCAACCAAAGGAGCTGGTGGCTGGGCAGCCAGCCCATCTCCGCTGCTCTATTAGCAAGGTGTATCCGCCTGGCTCCTTGACTCTGAGCTGGTATCGGGGGGACCAGAGACTGGAGAGCCCAGACCCTGAAGAAGCGGCTGATGACGAGGAGCTGTTCAGTTATGACTCTGAGCTGGAGGTCCCAGGGGAGGTGGTGACCGAGGGCACCGAGTTCAGGTGTGAGGTGGTGCTCCTCTTGCCGTCAGAAAGGCATTTCCACCAGGACACAGCGGTAACTGTCAGCACAAAAGGTAAGTCTTGGAGACCTGAGCTAGGGATCTTAGCATGGTGGGTGTGCAACTTCTGCCACAGCCATTTCCCCATGTCACTTGCAATACTTGTCTGCTGGGGATGAAAAAAGCTCCTGCTTCCATGCTGCTAATATGAACTCTGTGTGGTCTGTGATGCCCTAGGCAGCATGGGAACCAGGGTAGCGCCAAGCTGAATGGGCCTGAATCCACCCATGTGAGGACCTTTTGCTAAATGCTTCCAGCTCTCCAGGAGAGATGCACTGCTTCCTCTCAGATCCTGGCACCTCCCCTTTACCCCACCAGATCTTCTTGATTCATTCTGTTATCCCACCCCATGCATCCTTCCtcctagctcaggggtgggcaacctttttggctcaagggccacatcggagtgagaaactgtatggagggccaggtagggaaggctgtgccccccaaagaGCCTGggccccaggaccccacccccatctaaacccccctgccccctgacaggccccctggaaCTCCCATGCTCTATCCAACCCCCTTCGTTCCCTTACCGCCCCCcacccagaacctctgccccatccaactgcactctgtcccctgactgccccccgagaCCCGCTACCCAGccgtccccttaccatgccactcagagcagcaggagctcgcagccctgctgcctgcacaGCGGCGtaactggaagggagggggaacagcaggggcggggccatagggctagcctccctggccaggagctcaagggccggacaGGACGGCCCCGCGGGCCAGATTTGgtccccgggccgtagtttgcccacctctgtcctagccCCAGATACTCTTCTCCTGAGTCCTCTTTCTAGCCCACACTGTGGAGTTAGGGATCAAGGGAAGGGCCCCATGTGTGCTAGTCCTCTTCCCTGTCTAGGGCCCTAATCCCAAGGATCCCGCCTTAGCCCACACACAGCTGGCATACAAGATGCCTGTGTGGGGTCTGAGGCATATATGAAGGGGAGAGCAAAGCAGGGGATAGGGCTTGAGGTTTCTGACACAGCCATATCTCTGGAGCTGGGCTCAGAGGGGTGGAGGGAGCCAGCAACCACTTCAATCCCCTCCCAGGGGATGGAGGATTATTTGGTGACAGCCGTGGTCAGAGGGCCACCTACCTGGCTTGCACGATCACAGCACCTTAAGGCCAAGGGCACGGTGTATTTGTAGCCGAGCATCAAGAGACTAATCGAAACCTTCTATTTACAGCTGTAGCAGAAAAGCCCACAACTGAGTCAGTCACTGGCCAAGAGAATCCCAGAACTGAGTCTCTGGCTACTACAGAGAAGACCCCTGCTACTGATTGCAGCCCCACAACTGGCCTTTTGGCTACTACAGGGAACTCCGCCACAGAACTGACTTCTGCAGAGAGCCCTACCCCAGAGTTCACTGTCACATCGCATAAGCCCAGTGGCAAAGCCACCTCTGTCCACTGGCTGGCGACCACAGAGACCCTGGCCACCGAGTCCAGGGCGGCTTCACAGAACCCCAGTGCAGGCTCAGCCACAACAGACTGGAGCCCCCGCAGTGGCTTGAGTTCTGCGCCAGAGAGCCCCACCGCAGGGGATGTGGCTAGCACAGAGAGCACCCTGACCAGGAAAGCCACTGGTGGCCGGAGCCCCAGAACAGAGTCTTTCTGCAACCTTCTGATCTGGCCTGTCCCTCCTAAAGGGACCACCGGGGAAGCCCTGAAGATCATATGCGAGGCAGAGTGTGGTGAGAATGTTACCATCAAGTGGGTGAAAACCCCTGTGGCGCTGTCTCAGTACCAGGAGGAGGCATCCGAGGGCAAATCCACCCTGACAGTTGACCGTGTGGGTCTCGAATACCAAGGGATCTATCAATGCGTCATGCTGAGCAGGAGACTCCAGGTGGCAAGCCTGAACGTCGCTGTGTCTACTGGTGAGTGGCTGCCAAGGGCTTTGCAGTCAGGCGTGGTTGGTCGCTGTGGGGAGGTGCAGGCCAGCCCAGGGAGGAGGCGTCGGCGTCCCTGTGATTGTTTGTTTCCTCCCCCGATCTGTACTCCCACAGGAACACCAGAACACAAACTACAGCTTCTGTCAGCATGACCCTCTGACCAAAcccagtggtggggggagaggcggCGCGCGTGTGTTCAAGGGCCAAGCATTACACGGGTCTTAGCCACCCGCTCTTCTTGGTTGTTGAACGCTGCAGTGAATAATGGCGGGGGAAAGTTGCTGGGTTGCCCTGAAAGTCCATCCACAGGCACTAGGATAACACGGGCAGAGGCTGTGCAAGTTTCCCTGCCCATGTGCCCTAACCCGGGGCTGGAGGGATCAATCTCTGGGCACGAGCCTGTTAGCCTAGACAGCCCATTAAatcctctctgctgaggctgctgatCAGTGCCACTGGCCCTGGGGGCCCATGAGATGTGAAGATGCAGCTGTTGTTGGTGGCTGGCTGGAGAACCACCCGCTGGTGCAAAGGAAGCTTAAGACAGCACGACCCATGCTGTGATGTTTATACTTGCTGATTGTTGAGATGGAGCCCCGCTAAAGGCTCAGGCACGGCAACTGACAATTTCTCTTGTCTCTTCTTTGCAGCTATCTTCAGCACTGACTCTGCCATCGCGGTCGGGACGGCAGGCTCTCTCCTGGGCCTGATAGTCACAGCGTTTGCATCATATCGCCTGTGGAGACGACTCCACCCACCGGGCATGAAGAGCCCTAAGGGGAACAGCGTTTAGGTGCCTGTGGCCCCATCGCGACTCGTTTTGAACATTCATCCTCTTTCCACTGACAAGGTTGCCCGTTGTTACAGAAAGCTTGGTATTAGACCCAGTTAGGCCTCTTGGACTGCACCTGTCCagagacaggagtggaggagctgtCTGATGCTTGGGCCACTGCTGGGAGAGCTGGGTAAATGGCCAAGTTGAAAGCTGCCCAGCAGAGCTGAGCAGAACTGTAGGTTGACCagtctctttcctttcctccacTTCACTCCTTGGCATCGTGGTTCCCTCTAGTTTCAAGTGCAGTGGGAGCATTTTGGTCCAAAATGCAGGTAGTTGCTGAGACTTGGCTCCTACAGACACACCTGTGTGACTAACACATGACTCAGACAAGAGCTTCCCAATGGAGATGAACAGGTCACAGGTATCAGGGTACAGCAGTTTCTAAAACAGACCACTGGATTTCCTCTTCACGGTATATTGAAAACTTTTGCCTTGGTTGAGGCCTCCGGCTGAGGAGATGCCAGTAACATGTCCTGTGGGATTGGTTTGAAATCCCTTTCTGGATCTGCCTCGTTCATTTTGATGTTGGCTTCTTATTTCAAACTCTCTGGGGTCAGTTGCTCCTGTTTTTGTTCCTAAGTATGTTATGTTTTTCCAGTGGGGGTGAGGAAgagaagtgtggggggggggattccaGGTGCATCGAGGGTTGGCTAGGGAGGGACTAGGTGAGAATATGCTCAGCCTTAGCCCCTTGGAACTGAGTGGAGACTTTAAGCAAATGCACAACAGTGACGAACTATCCGCTCTGTACCGCTCCTACAGCTCTAGGCCCTGGGTTTCTTTGCGCTGATACTTTGCAGCCTCAGCCTGTCGCTCTGAGACGGGGTGGCAACTCCttctggagagggctgtggggcagCTGCCTGGGTTCCTTCCACACCAAGGTCGTACATGCGCCAGCCCCCGTACTGACTTCAGTTTCCATCCCATCCTTATCTGTGTATTTAAAATGTCCTAAAACTCCTCCCAACTGCTGTAATCTATCCAAGCTGGCTGCTTGTAAATAACCTGTATTAAATGTTGATAATGCAGTAGACCTGCTGTGTTCACTGAGTTTCTGTTATATAGTAAGATCTGCTGCTCTAATAAAGATCTATTTTTACATATTCCCTGTAGTGGTTTCCTTGGCAAGTATTGCTTCTCTTTACCCTGGCCCTACTGTTTGCCTGCAGCAGCAGGGCCACGTGTATGCTTGTATTCCCCacagatgggggcagggaaggcacAGAGCTGCTCGCAGAATCGCCCCATGAGTATATTCCTGTGGGCATTTTGACTTCAGCCGGATTTAATGGGTGCCATCAAAATTTGCAAGAGGCACCAAATTGCAGTTAGCTGATTAGCTGCTGCCTTGATGGCTCTAAAACGGCACACCTGGCTCTCCTGGCTGAAGCAGAGGCATGCTTCCCTTGATCCGAGAGAGATGGGAATCCCAGAAACACCTTACCGAGAAAAACCAGCTCTCCCTGAGTCCAACAAACAGAACCACGCCACCTGTGCTCCACACACTCCCGACCTCTCCCATCAGCCCGAGGTCTCAGTTCCTTATGACACAGCAGCACGTCTCTCTCCACTAGTTCACATGTAACCATCTCAGCAAGGAAATCCCCaaggctggggcctgggctgccATTGATGGCCCCTGGGGAAACTTCCCAGAGCAAACGCTGCTGTTCTGAACTTAGGTTCCTGCTTGCTGGGCTCAAGCCCTGTCAGGGGGCACGGGAAGCAAGGACAGAGATAAAGGAGCAATCACAGAAACAAGCCCATTTAGTCCTAATCGGTCAATAGGTGCTTTAGTCCTCCTCCTGCCCGGCAGGGTGGAACAGCCCTGGGCCTAGTAGGGTCAGTACTCTCACATTCCTACTCCTGCAGGAGGCCTAGCATTTGTGCTCAGCCAGGGATGACTGTGGCCGAAGCAGCTGCCAAGCGAGGAAGTGAGTGTGGCTTTGTCCATGCAGGGAAAGCTGTGGTGTTGTATGAAGCCCAGTAGGTCACCTTGGGGAAGCACAGAAAGCCCAGCTGGGTCATTGGCCATGGCAGAGCTGGTCCAGTTTCTCCTTGCAGCTGCAGCACTCAGAGCTGTCACTCAGGCTACGGGCCACACATCTGGTGGCTGGGGCCAGGACTTCAGAAAGGGGCCAGAGAGGGCCAGAACAGAGAGCTGCTCCCCTCCCTGGTAAGGTTAGGGGCAGGTTGGGGACACAGGAGAAAGGGACAAGATCCCTTTGCAAAGAACTTGGCTACAGCCCATCTCAAAGTTCTCTGTAGTGCAGGAAAAGTGACAGCTTGGGGCTTGCATGTCTGGAATTAAGCACTCCATTCCTGCCTCTGTTCCTTGTGCCTGAGAGAACGCCTCTCTCCGGGCCCTGCTCTCGGAAAAGTATCACTGCTCTGTGgcaacttctctgtgtgtgtcggaagTCCCAGCAAGGGcgggtggagtctccttctgctctctGACCTCCCAGCTCCACTGAACAAATACCAGACTCAGAACTTGCTCAGGAACCCACCACCTGCAGCAACCACACACCCCCACTTAAAGGAAAGGAGATCTCCCACACATCCAGCTGGAAGGGGATATTAATGCATCAGAATATAGTTTCCCCGGTTGGAATCAAAGCTAGGATACTGGGGTTAACAAAGGCCTCACAGCTTGTGTACTCAGCAACCAGAATGggtgcagttaaaaaaaaaaaatccctagcaATCTGTAGTCCCTCTGATTGTGAGCCGTAGCAGCTGCAGTGGGGTACAGCGGGAAGTGCTCTTCCCTCCTAAAATCAGCACCAGTTCCTGTGTGTTACCTAAAGGTCTCCCCTCCAAACActgccctggcccagccctgtgTAGCACAAGAGCAGATGAAGTCCTAGCTAAGGTGGAAAGACTGCAGGCTGCTGCCATGTTCCCAGTTATTAGCAGCCAAGGTTTGTTGCTTTGAGTTCAGAATGtacaagcaaaaaaacaaaccacctttATTTAAAAACGAAACAGAAATCCCTGCACATTCTCAAAGAGCCCCTCCTCCGGCTCCTGCACAAACTGCTGTTTTAAAGCGGCAACCAAGGGTAGCCTCATGTTCGGTAACAGGCTTCTTGTTAAAGCAcagccagcctgcctgctgctggcacatctcatGGGCCACTGCCACGGACCCGTTCTGCTGCCACAAAGCAGATTAAAGGGCAACACCATCCAGTTGCCAGCTGCTCCATTTAAGTTTTCTTTCAGTACGAGGAGACTTTTGATCCCTGCCTGCTGGGAGGGAGATTGATCGGAGATGTTTGCTGGGCTGCTGTTTCAAGTGAACAGCGCTGGACAATGAAACCTCTATTCAGAGAGCAGGCGGCCGAAAAGCTTCCCTAGCACCAGCCTCCCAACATACCCCAACTCCACCTCAAGACCCACTTCTCACAGGTAGAGGGCAGCTGACTCAACCCATGGCATGTTGTGGGGCAGTCTCTGTGTGATCCATTTGGAACTGGACTAGGACTATTGCACACTTATGACCGGCACTGTTGCCCTGAACAGCTGAGCTGAAAGGCCAGTGTTTGGCCTATCCTGACTGTGGCTGAAAAGTCCCATGCCTTCTGGGAACCCCCTGCCAGTCTGAAGACTGTTTTACACCAAAATTACAAACTTCAGGGTTTATAGAGGTAACACCCCACTTTTCTGCCATGATTAATGGAGTGATGGTTACACCACTGGAAGGGCAATCCAGTAGTGGCGTACGCCGCTCCCTGACCTCAGTGCTTTTGGTGAAGCCAAGAAGCACCTTTGTCTCTGCACTGATGCAATTTGGTTCAGAGCAGTGCTTTTGGTTCCAGAAGAATGGACCACTTCCCTCCCTGGTAAAGTCCTAACTCTGGCATCCAAATGCCAGAACAGAAAACAGAAACCAGCTGCACGTCTGTGCTTACAAGCCAGGCCCCCGTGCTA from Lepidochelys kempii isolate rLepKem1 chromosome 25, rLepKem1.hap2, whole genome shotgun sequence includes the following:
- the MADCAM1 gene encoding mucosal addressin cell adhesion molecule 1 isoform X2, coding for MEPTPLLLLLSLGWTCSGQLTVLPQEPLVEIGGSIQLNCSLDCPDGKPQWKGLDTNLGNIISTPTYTLLLITNAATAMEGTKFCIGNCQGKSYQGSTNLQVYSLPDTLQLETQPKELVAGQPAHLRCSISKVYPPGSLTLSWYRGDQRLESPDPEEAADDEELFSYDSELEVPGEVVTEGTEFRCEVVLLLPSERHFHQDTAVTVSTKAVAEKPTTESVTGQENPRTESLATTEKTPATDCSPTTGLLATTGNSATELTSAESPTPEFTVTSHKPSGKATSVHWLATTETLATESRAASQNPSAGSATTDWSPRSGLSSAPESPTAGDVASTESTLTRKATGGRSPRTESFCNLLIWPVPPKGTTGEALKIICEAECGENVTIKWVKTPVALSQYQEEASEGKSTLTVDRVGLEYQGIYQCVMLSRRLQVASLNVAVSTAIFSTDSAIAVGTAGSLLGLIVTAFASYRLWRRLHPPGMKSPKGNSV
- the MADCAM1 gene encoding mucosal addressin cell adhesion molecule 1 isoform X1 — encoded protein: MEPTPLLLLLSLGWTCSGQLTVLPQEPLVEIGGSIQLNCSLDCPDGKPQWKGLDTNLGNIISTPTYTLLLITNAATAMEGTKFCIGNCQGKSYQGSTNLQVYSLPDTLQLETQPKELVAGQPAHLRCSISKVYPPGSLTLSWYRGDQRLESPDPEEAADDEELFSYDSELEVPGEVVTEGTEFRCEVVLLLPSERHFHQDTAVTVSTKAVAEKPTTESVTGQENPRTESLATTEKTPATDCSPTTGLLATTGNSATELTSAESPTPEFTVTSHKPSGKATSVHWLATTETLATESRAASQNPSAGSATTDWSPRSGLSSAPESPTAGDVASTESTLTRKATGGRSPRTESFCNLLIWPVPPKGTTGEALKIICEAECGENVTIKWVKTPVALSQYQEEASEGKSTLTVDRVGLEYQGIYQCVMLSRRLQVASLNVAVSTGEWLPRALQSGVVGRCGEVQASPGRRRRRPCDCLFPPPICTPTGTPEHKLQLLSA
- the MADCAM1 gene encoding mucosal addressin cell adhesion molecule 1 isoform X3, coding for MVHLSWYPDTDQALPDTLQLETQPKELVAGQPAHLRCSISKVYPPGSLTLSWYRGDQRLESPDPEEAADDEELFSYDSELEVPGEVVTEGTEFRCEVVLLLPSERHFHQDTAVTVSTKAVAEKPTTESVTGQENPRTESLATTEKTPATDCSPTTGLLATTGNSATELTSAESPTPEFTVTSHKPSGKATSVHWLATTETLATESRAASQNPSAGSATTDWSPRSGLSSAPESPTAGDVASTESTLTRKATGGRSPRTESFCNLLIWPVPPKGTTGEALKIICEAECGENVTIKWVKTPVALSQYQEEASEGKSTLTVDRVGLEYQGIYQCVMLSRRLQVASLNVAVSTGEWLPRALQSGVVGRCGEVQASPGRRRRRPCDCLFPPPICTPTGTPEHKLQLLSA